From the genome of Trichosurus vulpecula isolate mTriVul1 chromosome 6, mTriVul1.pri, whole genome shotgun sequence:
gaggaaaagactGGGGTGCTAGAATTCCCAGAGACCAGCATGGGAGTGACTTTATATTTCCTGAGGAGAGCACAGCAAAGGAAGACAATAGATATAGAATgatcagttttctcctctgtagtgAGATGCTGCGGGTCATAGAGAGCTTATCCAAAATGGAGTCTAAAAAGCTATTGTCCTGCCTTGGGCTGGTTGAGAGacaagagatcatttaaaaacagattcaaacaacaaaaaagattcatttaaaaacagCCAAATGAGTCttttagagatagaaagatatTCAATGGACTCAAGACCCTGCCTCCGGATGACTAACCCCCAACCCTCCATGAGAGCATCTGTGAGGGGAATTATTGGTCCTATACTGAAAGAGTCTTgggatcatagatacagagctataagggactttagaatccaaccccctcattgtgacttgcctggagttGATAGCtaatgtctgaagttggatttgaacacaggttttcttgattccaagtccaccaTCATATCTATTATACCACGATGGGCCCCAAAGAATCTTCTTCCCCATCCATGCATTGTCACAGAACTCTTCCCGGAAACTTACAGAGCTGACCTTACCCTTTGTTGCTCATGAGACTTTGTTCAAGGATCTCTGTTCTTCCGTCTTTTTCTCACCTCTGTATGATGTGGCTCAGTCTTCTTCTCTCTTTGCAAACTCTAGACTACAGATGCTATTTGTTTAAGCAAGTATAAGGCTGAACATTATGTCTCAAGCTAGGCTAGTCGTTGGCAAAGAAATCATCTGAAATCTGTCTTCATAATATAGTGATTTCTTAGAAATTCATAGAAAAGAACGGAAGGAATGCCAGAGACAATCAGAGAAGTTAGATAGCTTTGAATTTATTATTCAtgttgtatttaatattttcatattatattttaaaagaaaagcaattggGCATAATAGAGATTTACAATTCCATGTATAAttcattttctgttctactatggaGGCGGGGAGAGGACTGGGCTTATTGGCTATTTGCCTTGTTAAGCCCATTAAAcatcatcttattagattcagcccagtaCTGTagcctggttttttttaaaatcttgactctgccatccATTGTGTTGGTTATCCCTgccaactttgtgtcatctgcaaatttgataagcgtGCCATCTGTGCCTTTATCCAGGAGGTccttgatgaaaatgttaaatcaGCACAGAGTCAAACACAGGGTTATGCCATTTGAGAATTCCATCTCAGCTGACATTGATTCATTAACAATTACTTTTTGAGTCCGACCATTCAATCAGCTCAGAATCCATGTGAGTGTCATGTCTAGTCCAcaatctctgtctcttttccacTAGAATAGCTGTTTCGAGGTGAGATGGGTCTCAAGTCACAATATATAGAAGCCCCCTTTCCCTGCTTCTACATCAGACTTATTCTGCTCTCCTACAAATGACACAGTCAGCGTTTGGTGACTCTGACCCTTGGATTCATAACCCATCCTAGgaataaacaaaaaacataaaCTGCTTTTTTTGATTGGGTGCAAAGCCAGATAACAAACCCAGGCTGGTGCTATGGTTTTGTAGCACCATCCCAATTTCAGCTCACAGAGATAGTTGGGTCCTCGGTGCATGTCTACTACATCCCTTCGGGGCTACAGAAATTACCTCTGAGTGGCTGGGGTGGTGTCTTTTCTAGTACTCATTGGTGGCCTTTCCTCCATGATTATCTGGTAATATCAATTAGTCAACTAGACTCAATTGTCTTATTTACTAAAGTAGCATACTAAGAACAATACAAAACATCCTCCTCCCCAAAGTTTGTAAGAACTTCTACCAGTACATACAGAATCAAGTGGCCTCAAGCTTCGAGGTCATACATGGCAAAGGGGAAACTCATAACTCATGGAAATCCTTTTACTGAAATGTCTTCAGATATTCCCCTTAGTTACAGTAGGTTCCCTATAGACCACTAAATCTTCCATTCCCAGTCAAATCAAGACAGTTTTGGGATCCCAGTGCAGACATGGCTGCCATCTGATGCTGTCCCCGACATGATGATAATGTAACTGTAGGAAGGGGGGAAATCCAAGATCTTTCAGACCCTTTGAAGGTCACAAGATCCTCCTCTGACCCAggttggtggggggtggggctggggagaCCAAGGTTAAGGTCAAAGTTGAGGAGCTCTCCTTTCTTGCAGGCAATTCCTTTTCTGGCATGgctctttctcctctttgccaCCAGACACTGAAATCTCTTATTCCATCTAGCTTGAAGATTTTTATACAGGCCCCAGAGGACATGAACAAGTCCCCTAGTCAATTTGAACAGACTTTCTGTTACACTTGGCTGAAATGTATTTGATTGATATAAGGAGGGTTCTAGGTCTTGATCACACCTATTTCTGTTTGATTGatttagtcagtaaacattcTCACCAGacaaaagtaattactttgaaggggaatgaggcaatcagtgGAGCCCCATCCTTAAAATCCATACCAACTGGCCAAAGAACCACGTAGATTTTTAAGAAATGAGACTTACAAGTGGGTGTTACAGTCTGTAGACTTGATAGAGAAGTACATTTGCAAATGACTCCCACAAAGTGATACTCAAAGAAGAGTTGAGTAACAGGGATAGAAATGCTTATACCACAAATTAGGAAAGACAAAAGCTTTAGAAAATTATGGTGCCTGACATTAGAGACCACTGTTGTGCTTTTTTTTGGTCAATGAGCATTTGAATTAGCAAATTGCACACAGCTGCTTTCTAAGTGGCCTCTCTCGGGAAGGAGGCTGTAGGGTACTTAGCGTTCCACAAAGAAGATAACAGAGAGCAATTCTAGGCTATGTTCTAGGCTACGTTTGCTGGTCCTCTACCGGAAGCTTGCTGTCCACTTCCTGCGTCATATCCCCAGCTCAGTTTGTGAGTCCTGGGTCTTCAAAAGGATTAATTGCACttactccttgaggacaagtatCATGGTTTATTCATCCTCACATCTCCTTCGTTTGGAAGTAAAGGAACCTGCCCatagtaagtactaaataaatgtttgttgaaccaTATGTAACCATAGGATCAGAAGAGATAGGAGACCCGAACATAAAAGGtcatgtcattaaaaaaaaattaggagaggAGATTGGATGCTTTTCACAACTATGGCTGAAGAAAGAATCcctaaccaaacaagggatagagaagagCCTAACAGATAAAATAGACCATTTTGATgacataaaattataaagtttTTGCCCAAATAAAATTAgtaaaggcagaattagaagcaaaatagtagaattggaaaaaatatttacgtcaaatatctttatttttatttatccttatataggATATACAGGAAATCACAACAAATAGACAACATCCAAACCCATTCGTTTCTGATTGGATGTGGGCAGAGGAtataaaaagttttcaaaagaataattgCAAATAACTACATAAAAACACATTCAAAATCCCTAATTATAAAGTAATTGCTAATTAAGAGAACTCTGGGCTTTCAGCTTATATCACACACATTGACAAAAGATTTAATTCTCTGTCAACGTATTGTTGAATTTAATGTTGGAAAGCTTCTGGACAGGCTGGCACCCTGATGTACTCTTGGTGGAGCTGTTTATCTTTTTGGATCTAAATTTCTAATTACATAAGAAATGTGAATAatctgtccataccctttgacccagagatcctaaTACTAGGAATATGCCCCAAGGCACCCTGAGTAGCTGTAAAATCAGTGAAGATCCTAGAAACAGATAATGAAGCATACCCTTCTCCTTATGGTCACAGCAGAGACATGGggaatatattatcatatattatcAGATGTTTTCCTTGAATTGTTTTTCTCTGTTATAAGGGAAGATTTAATCTGAAGGGGAGAAGTAGAGTATGATTGTGACATAAAGACAAACAGCATCAATGAAATGTATTTTAGTGCAGACTACACGGCCTACCCGGATGACTTGGGGAAATGCAGTGATGACTCCCCAAATCCTCACTATTgaacatgaaattttaaaaggttaCATGTCATAATTCAGTCAACATGATCACTTTTGAAATGTCATCCAATTTTCTAGGATTAATGAATGTCTAGGAAATTACTCATTAAGTCAAAGAAAGTAGAGGCGTACATGGTTAATCAGTGAATTGGGCACCGAAGGCTAACAAACTAGGAAATAAAAAGTTGAAAGTCTAAAGCTAAAAGATCTAGTGCAGTGGAAGATGGGATGATATCTACTGTCGTGCCATCTATGAAACATTGGCTAAGCAAACTAATAGTGTAAACAAAATTATAGGAGGAATGATTAAATTATTAAGAAAACAAAGTGGTATAAAGCAATTAACACGGTAACTACATTATTCTTAGCCATTCTTTGTCTCCAACCACCTCTGACTTGCTTCTTGCCTTACCCtcaaagtcagtcaatcaatttgcattttatcaagtgcctaccatgtgttaGGTGCTATGCTAaggctagagacacaaagaaagtcaaaaaacagtctctactctcaaggagcccatTATTGGGAGGGTCACCTCCTGTACAGGATGATCCCACTATACTTGCCACTACCAATACCAACTACAGCCAATGGACAGGTAAGCCCAATTGTCTGGGGAACAGGTTCACCCAATGATTTTGGTTTTAGCTCATTTCTTGAGGTCATAATCCAGGGAGGCAACCACTTCTGACTGCTACCAAATGCTGATGGGTGGAATAGACAAGTTAGCCTTGTAGCAAGGTAGTCTGACAGACTGAAGGCAGGATGTGCCAATCAAATTAAACACCCTCACCACCTCAACCATCACCCCCCAGCTACTGAAGAGTTGCCAGTAGCTCCTCAGCAGCCACAATTATtgaaaaccccaaaaagaaagttctcaccacTAGAGTCTTTGCTACTGTTAGAATAGCTCAACATTAGAAatggatatgattttatcaggAGAAATCACATTAAAGAAGCTACATTACCAGATCTCCTTTGCTGCAGCACCCTAAGAATCATGAGACCTTCCCATCTTACTCACACCTGAAATCTCCTGTATGTGATatctctgccattagaatgtgaggtcctgaagaatgaaaaacagtctctactttttgtatccctaggactaaatacatcttttttattaattcatttatttacacTTTTATAGTCAAGGTCCAGTTCTGTATATTTGCGAGTACAGTAATAAAATTATGTTTCTTTATATTCCAAGTGCAACTCAGGCTTGTTTGCGTATGCTCAGATCACCTAACATGGAGGCACCCAAGGGACCTTTGAAGCATGTCCAGATTGTTTTATAAGGTGATCTCTGAATCCCCTACCATGCGGGTGGGAGTAAAGACTCCTTTGACTGACTGGGCAGCCAGAAGAggctgtatctttaaaaaaaaactggccaGACTGAGACAGTTGTGCTTTCTGGCTCATGCTTTTTTCTGCACACATTTCCTTGCTATGTCTAGAGGGTGAAAATTACAGTTCACCTGTCTTATAACATAAGCAGCATGAGCCAGACCATTGAGAGGCTTCCCTctcctgatctctctctctcttttaccctGGCTCTAAGAAATGAGCCCAGgtatgtttgtttctgttttgttttgtttttagtaatgaatttttggttttcaacattctctaccataacattttgagttttaagttttctcctccttctcttccccccatccccaagacagcatgtgatctgatataagctctagttatacattcctattaaaatattttcacattagtcataatataaagaagaattagaactaatgggaggaactacgagaaagaaggaaaaaaaacaaaaagagagcaaatagcatgcttcgatctgcattcagactctatggTTCTCTGGATGTGGTCAGTCTttcggagttgtcttagatcctttcattactgagaagaactaagtctgtcAAGgacagttgtttctgttttgtgtcCTTTGTTCCCAGTTTTAAGGTCTAGCAGTGACTCCGCTGGACCTGGGAGTTTGAGCTCCATCAATTTTGGAGCCAGGACTGTAGGTGGGATGTATAGCCTGCCATTCTGGCAGAGAAGCCCAGAGAATGCCTGGGTCTCAAGCCAATGGGAGTTTTAGACTCGGACCTGGGACTATGTTATATAGGACTGAGCTAAACTATGGACCTAATCCTATTTctttccccagagactgaggcgGTTACAAGGGGAGGGGGGTATGCTAATGTGTTGGGGGAGTTGttattcattcatgtctgactctttgtcaccccatttgggattttcttggcgtctatgctggagtgatttgccatgtccttctccagctcatttgacagatgaggaaactgaggcaaacagggttaagtgacttgcccagggtcacacaactagtaagtgtctgaggtcagatttgaactcaggaagataagttgtcctgattccaggctcagagctctatgTACTATGGCACCATAAGTTTGTACAGcaatcccttccacattgtgactttccccatagaggttttgatatattgtgagTTGGCATaacataaaaaatggaaatttttttgggagttttgcagagGATGACAGACAAAgtccagcagatgacacagaagaagtttagaaattcagaaatatataaaataagtgTGTGGTATTGCATAATATCAacacaaattttacaataaggaatTGTAGAtacctcataaaagaaaaaaaaatcagacttctctggtatgaaaggaGGGTCAGGAAGTTTTAGCAGGATATTCCAGATCATGGGACTGGAATGTGGAAGGAATGAttgtatatttgtaattataCCTTTTGAAGCAAACATTATTTTATTAGCAGTTAAATGGATTCAGAGGACCCCTTACACTTGGGAACAGCACTAGTGGGGGCTGGAGCCATTGGCAGAGAGCCTACATACCCCAACTCCTTTTCAGGGACTAGAGGGCCCCCGGAGAGTTGGGAAATCTAACCCATCTGACCTTCCAGGCAGTAATGGCCATCGTAGTCAGTTTTACAAAAGTGAAAGTAAATGATGAAGTGAATAGGGACCCTGGTAGTTCCCACtgagagcttatgttctaagaGAAAACAGATAAATGCAatcttcttctttgttttcttttatttgaagcAGATGGATGAAAAGTGGGATCCAGGGTATGAAATTAATTGTGCTTCAGGAGAAGGTATTATCATTTGGATTGGGTGTGGAATGATAGGATTTGAGAGCTGGGAAGgagcatctagtccaaactccccattttattgatgtagcCCCTGAGCCCACCACCCATACTCCTCCCCGCTACTCATCTAGTAGGTGCTCCCGAGTTCAAGGTACTCTGTCAATCTACAACCACTGAAAACCATAGTTCATGAGTCCCTACTAATTTATTTACTGTTACCAGACAACCAGAGGACACAATTTGCTTAAaagtaaaggcatttaatgaaatactatcataaaaaagcaataaaatattcCCCTCATAGTTTGGTGGTGCATGCTCCCATAAATTCCCATAGCATCATAGGGGACCTGTGTGGAGAGGCATATATGTAGAGAACACACATAGCCAGGATGCATGCATGGAGAAGGATACATGGATGTAACTTATGTGTTGAGGTCACAGGCCCAGAGGATCAACTCAGGCCTCTATTGCTGTCCTGCCAGTTTCCTCTGGTGAGGACCTTGCTCTGCTCTCACTGGGTCTACAGCACTGCATTGACACCGAGATGGTCTGGTGTGATGTGCAGTCCCTTGCAGGCACAGAGTCTTTTCTGGACATGTACTCTGTAGTCTCTGCTGGACATCAGTGCTTGCTAGTCTTGTGTGACCTCTGGTTGACTGTGCTATGCTGGTCCCGTGGTCACTCTTGGTCACCTACAGGAGAGTGGTTTCAAACAGAGCAAGACTGAAGTTTCTATCTGCTTCCAATGTCTAGATTCTGGCTCCTTAGCTGTGTTTCTGCCTTTTCCCGTTGAGAGGAAGAATGGGTTCTGCCATCTCTCTTCAAATTCAGAACCCAGAGACTTCACctctaattcttttaaaaaggcaGGTGCCTTGACAACCTGAAATATTTGACCAGGGATCTCTGCTTAGAGTTAgttagatggagcagtggataaagctgctaggcctggagtcaggaagacctgagttcaaagccatcctcagatacttattagctgtgtgaccttgggtgagtcacttaacctctgtttgcctcagtttcttcaactgtaaaatggggatactctataggattgttgtgatgatcaaatgaaataataaatgtaaaatgcttagcaaatagtcagtacttaataaatgctcattccctttcctTATTCCCAGGTAAAAGACCCTTAACTACTTAGCTTTTTCTCCTCCATAAGGTTCTTAGAATTATGATTGTAAAAAGGAATCTCAAAATGAGATTCATTATGGCAGGAGTCAAGGTCTTTGTAACACAGAATAGCTTTCAGTTAAATAGAGCCCAGAAGTTTTAATTATACATGTACACTTGCACATGTTTTAATGTTTCCCTTCTGTTTACATCAGGATATTGCCTCTTTTAGAAACTGCAGTCCGACTTAGGGTCAGAAACTCCTTGCAACTCTAGTATAATGTCTGATTGCCAAATTGTACCCAGGAAGCATAAGATTAGAGGATTCCATCCCAACAGACTGCCAAGAGATCTCTGGGTCTCAGGCCCACCCCCGCCTCGAGGCCGATTTGTCTCAGTTCCAGAGTCTTTCTGGTTTTATGGATGAGAGGTgtggatggaggaaggaaaagactAAAACCAGGTGAATCTGCTTCAGAAATTACCTGCACCTCTTTTTCATTTACATaattactatatatacacataggagTCCTCAGACCTTTTTCTAGAATTTGAGCCCCAACCTACACAGATAGGAGACTCCAGTCcagagagacagaatgaaaaTGAGCTAAGATTGGATCTAGTTCAAAGTTCCAAAGTTCTGCTGATTCCAAGTCTTACTCCCATACCATTTTGGCTTCTGGAGGAAGTGGGTGGTAtttggagtaaaggcagggagaTAAAGAGCTTTGGTATAAGAAAAGGAAGTAGGATTCAGATGCATGAGTGGGTTGATTCAAAGACTTTCAACAGCAGCTCTTTCAGAAGCAAAATGGATTCATATGTTGCTTACACAAATAGAGTTATTGTTTAACTCAATTCAGGCAGTGGGAGGAAAAGCTGTGTATTTCCATCCTAAGTGGGATCTCTTGGTTTCATCTGCAGAGGGATTCATTCTTTCAACAGGTATTTAATGAGCATCTGGTCTATGTGGGGCCTTTTGGACACTGACAGAGATGCAAAGATAAGTTCTATTTTCTCTGATGCCTCGAGAGATGTTATACAGACAACAGGCCAATACTGATCAATCTACCTCCTTCTTTAAGTAAGAGGAGGAGGGATAGATAGATCGCTAGATAGATAGAGCTTGTATTAAATGCttctatgtgctgggtactgtgccaagcactgagaatacaaatacaagcaaaaaagaaagactctccctgccttcaaggagcttatattctaatggagaagacaacatataaaagggggCTAAAAGAGGGGAGAGGTACCCGTGGGGGGAAAGGTGAGTCAGTCTGGAGAGTCAGGATTGGAGGCAAGAGAGGAGTGAGTATGACTGGCTTGGTCACTCCCTCAAATGAAGGTTCCAAGAAGTAACTCACCAATTGGAGGTGGGCGGGGCGCGGGGAGGAGAAGTGGTGTAGGCATCTACAAAGGCAAGAAGGTTTCTTGGGTAGAGGTgaagaagtctggagagtcagcAGTAAAGTCAGAAGGGGAATGAGACAGGTAGATAGaaacagctaggtgacacaatggatagagtgttgggcctggagtcttcctgagttcaaatctggccccgacacttcctagctatgtgaccctgggcaagtcacttaatccctgtttacctcagtttcctcatctgtcaaatgagctagagaaagacatggcaagccattccagtatctttgccaagaaaactccaaatgggttcatgaagagtaggacacagcTGAACAGCAGAATCTATTGAGGGCAACTCCTAATGCCAGGGGAATTCTACCAACCTTTGTATGTCTCCTTATTCAACTTACATATAATTGGGATATTCAAGAAGTTCATGGACTATCTACTTTATCCAAGAATGGTACATTTAGAGAAGGTACTAGGCCCCTTTGCCCTCCTGAGTGCAAGGCAGTGCTACCCAGACACACACTGTAGTTTGGAACTGGGCTGGTTTTCCTAGAAGTATACACTAGAATGGATAATTGAGAAATtggaatgggagggggaggaaattggTGAAATCGATTTGTTTGTTTGGTATTTGTGTGTACTATGGGTATTTTGTCAGTACATATGTTGTTAGAGCTGAGTGTGGCCCCATATCTCTGTCTGTTGAGATCTataaatgaaaaactcaagaTGCTTAATAGAACTTTATTGAATTGAGTGGAAAACATGGtttctgccctgaaggagctcatgAATACAAATAACTAAAGTGCAAGGTAGAATGTAATAAGGGCTGTAAGAGAGGTACAAGCGGAATATTATGGTAGTTCCTTGAGAGATAAGCGATCAAGCTATTCTCTGTAGAGGAATTACAAGACATGCTCTAAATTATCTATAGAGAAATGCAGATGAAACACAGTTCTGAGATTTACCATTATACCAGGCAAATTGGTGAAGAAAGATGGGGACACCCCCTGTCGGAGGGGTTGCGAAAGACAGGCATGCTGATGTACAATCGGTGGAGCTGTGAAAGTAGTATTTCAATGTGTAGTTATACAAGGAAGGCAACTAAACTgtccatgtcctttgacccagtgatcccaCTACTGCATATATAACTTCAAGGAAATTAAAGACAGAagcaaaggggtgtgtgtgtatgtatgtaaatacatgtacacacctacatacaaaatatacatacacacatcactCTGTAGTAacagaaaactgaaaacaaagtgtgtttccattgattagggaatgactaaaaaaaaaaacctttggtaTGGATTCATGGAGAAGGTTGCATTTGAGCTGGGTTCTGAAGAGTAGAGCAAAAGTGAAATGGTATATTGGGCAGAAGGAATGGCAGGAGGTAAGGTATGGAAATCTGAAAGAGGGATATATAGTAGAAAGGATGATGTATTTGGGCATCAgcagttctgggttcaaatcctagctttgctatTGACCAGCTATATGAATTTGGGCAAATCCTTTCTTCTGAGCCTCAGATTCCCCATACGTAAAAATGGaggagttggatgagatgattttgaaggttctttttatctctagatTTACGATCCTGTTGTttgtcatcctttgttctcaaagaggaccaaaatgacatcactatgttggagtcaagtcacagtgtgtctgactgtggctgatcagaccaatatgagcttggaatgttctaccacaggttgggcacaaatagtccatgtaaacTTTTGGGGTGCATtctttaaatttgcacatcctgtaaGCATGAGATGTATCTAGGAAACATAGTCCTGTTTGAGAGGATGGTTGTGGAATAATAGTAGTTTGGGGCCTTACAAAGAGTCTTGAATGCCATCTTAAAGAGTCTGGACTTAACTAGGAGGTAGCTAGGACATAATGGAAACagctctgggtctggaatcagaagataTGGGTTCTAATCTGGCCCATTTGTCAGCTAGatgaccttggggcaagtcacttgacttcactgtctaatttcctcatctctaaaatggggataatggtcattgtaaagatcaaatgagttaatgttggtgaagcactttgcaaactttaaatgtcACTTGTAATTACTGtcaataatagtaatgatgataattcAGGAGGCAATGGGTAGCCACAGAAGATTTCTGAGTAAGAAATGATCATGATTATTAATCAGAGattagtttttttggggggaaacaggatggataGAGAATTGCAGCTGTGATTTCGTTGGTTTAGGGGACTCCTAGCGAGTAAGATCTCTCTATCAATGCACTCTGGCAGCTGCCCCACAACTCATATATAGACTTAGAGTTAGGTCTGGGGGCACTGGGAACttgtgagttgcccaaggtcacacagttgaaatgtgtcagaagctggacttgaacccacatcctcttgACTGTGAAGCTACTTTTCTATCTATTACATGATGCTACGGGAGGCCAAAAGCAAGGCAGGGTGTTATAGAGGGTGGAGAGGCAGCCTCagagttaagaatccctggagtCATGTCTAGGCTCTGAAACATAGTAGTCAAGGGACTCTCTTAGTGCCCTAGATGGTTCTCTAAGCCTATATAAGTGGTAGAGTTGTTGCATCAGCATTGGTGGAGAgggtttcctcattgggagtttcaacgaaatcataggtccaattaaaaaaaaagatgtcttaTATATGCTGTCTCACTTCCAGACTATATATCTAAATAATATTAGAGGGAAGAGATATCTGTTAACTACTTTCTCATTCAGAGCAAGAGCTCCCTGTGGCCTAGAGCATCATTTAAAAACTCTTCCATAGACAATGTCCCTCAGAACTGGTTTGCACCATTTGCTACCTTTCCTAAGGCCTTGCCTGCTTTCTTTTGGTCTGGAGCTTATAGATGACTTGGCTTCCATCATTCCAAGAATAGAGCTGCTTCTCCTGGGGATTGTAGTGGATCATAGAGTGGACCCTCTGCCGCGTGGGGAAGACCAAGGTAGGGATGTCCTGCTTGTTGACGGTTCCCCGGATATCATAGACACAGTTGATGATGTGGAAGCTTTGGCGGCCTCTACTGTATACCACATAGAGAACTCCACACAGGAGAAAGGCTGCCTCAGCATCTCTGCTGCTGCAGAATGATGTCCAAGTGTGCTCCACGGCCATTGTTTCAGGATCTATTTTCGTGATGATCAGGTGGTCTAACTCCTTGTGAATGGCCCAGAGTCCATGCTCATCCACAGCGAGGTCGATGTGAGTCCAGGGGGTATGCTGATAGGTTGGTATGCCATGGCTCCCTGGGAGTAGCATCCGATCCTCCACACTTCTCTTCTGGAGGTTGTATTTGATGATCTCATTGGGGGTGCCATGGTTGTGGAAGAATAAGAAGCCCTGATAGATCACCTGCCCAGTCCCTTGCCAGGACAGTGTCAGGACAAACTTCCGGGGTGTGGGCTTGCCTTCCATAAATGCCTTCATATTGGCAAATTCCCATATGGTGTTGTTTCTGGAGCCACTTAAGAAATAAATCTTGGTGGAATTATTGTTTATATCTTTCATCCAACAGCCATGTGTATCCTTGGTCGTCTTCACAATCTTCATTGACTTTATGCCTGTCAACAGGTTGTCACAGCCTGTACGTAGAGATAAAATCATGGAAAGGGTTATTTTGTACATCTTTGGTACTTGCATTCTCAGAAAACTCAAAGGCTTATTCTTGTTCCTTCTAGGTCCAATGCCAGGTTACAAAATATCCCAATAAATATTTAGCATAAGAGATTGGAAGACCAATGTAGAATAGTAGATAGCTGTCCCAGAAGCcaaaaagacctggattccagaCCTTCCTCTGAAAC
Proteins encoded in this window:
- the OLFML1 gene encoding olfactomedin-like protein 1, with amino-acid sequence MTAQARPFLILCLMNFLLLPQDAQDPEMVQYIFRRFLILEQGLEKCRQDTRAYIQEFQEFSKKVSADLERCHLYKTEYKSQVDHLGGRVERAQREIDYLEYIRTSETCIEEDKMVMEKQIKDSEEEQKVRTLLNTSCDNLLTGIKSMKIVKTTKDTHGCWMKDINNNSTKIYFLSGSRNNTIWEFANMKAFMEGKPTPRKFVLTLSWQGTGQVIYQGFLFFHNHGTPNEIIKYNLQKRSVEDRMLLPGSHGIPTYQHTPWTHIDLAVDEHGLWAIHKELDHLIITKIDPETMAVEHTWTSFCSSRDAEAAFLLCGVLYVVYSRGRQSFHIINCVYDIRGTVNKQDIPTLVFPTRQRVHSMIHYNPQEKQLYSWNDGSQVIYKLQTKRKQARP